The Aureispira anguillae genome contains a region encoding:
- a CDS encoding PorT family protein produces MGIRKLFVSFVVGTIILLGSHQTQAQFFSMGIKGGVTTSNLFSQGTPTMGMTAGLIGELKFVKWMRLRAEANVLWHGTDKHFWEQDDIDYFAVGLPAILEIMPIKNFFIGAGAELDYLVHAQGAEMPDNRFNFGLVGHLEYRFFSRLGLGLRYVHNLGNFNKIGQIGDSINSGNKPTAAFPSSSLQMTLSYNF; encoded by the coding sequence ATGGGTATTCGAAAATTGTTTGTAAGTTTTGTTGTCGGTACTATTATTTTATTGGGAAGCCACCAAACCCAAGCGCAATTCTTTAGTATGGGAATAAAAGGGGGCGTAACGACCTCCAATCTATTCAGTCAAGGAACCCCTACCATGGGTATGACAGCAGGATTAATAGGAGAATTAAAATTTGTTAAGTGGATGCGTCTACGGGCAGAAGCTAATGTTTTGTGGCATGGAACAGATAAACACTTTTGGGAACAAGACGACATTGACTATTTTGCGGTAGGGCTACCTGCTATTTTAGAAATTATGCCCATCAAAAATTTCTTTATTGGCGCAGGCGCAGAGTTAGACTATTTAGTACATGCCCAAGGAGCTGAAATGCCTGATAATAGGTTTAATTTTGGGCTAGTAGGGCATCTCGAATATCGTTTTTTTAGCCGTTTAGGGCTAGGCTTACGTTATGTTCATAACCTAGGAAACTTTAATAAGATAGGTCAGATTGGCGATTCTATTAATAGTGGAAATAAACCAACCGCTGCTTTTCCTAGTTCTTCATTGCAAATGACACTTTCTTATAATTTCTAA
- a CDS encoding LamG-like jellyroll fold domain-containing protein — MKRLKITLIISSFLMLITSYSFAQENAIHLDGVNDYVDCGTDPSLDITGTAITLEAWVYPTAFTTNVWEGNVINKSGVGDRGYMLRVGNNGQVNFNIGTGSWNEINSPTGTVSLNTWHHIAGTYDGTNMRLYVDGVQVAIGALSQNIGLASYDLYLGQDPQFSGRFFPGKIDEVKIWNSTRSATEIVEDMNNSVCGVPFPNLIAYYRFNQGVANGNNAGLTTVIDEIGTANGVLISSALSGTTSNWVDGKIPPSITNTALSICQGDSVMLGGSYQTMAGTYTDSLQTTTGCDSLVITTLTIAPAYFSSNTLSICQGDSVLLAGAYQDTAGTYTDSLQTIAGCDSVIRTVLTILPTYSSSTTLTICQGDSVLLGGAYQTTAGTYTDHLQTNSGCDSIISTVLTVLPSYSSTTNMDICQGDSVLLYGVYQTTTGTYSDSLQTVNGCDSIISTVLTVNPLPNVSLAGFTPDTLCHDEAAIALPVGTPVGGTYSGTGVSGTTFDPAVSGIGMHYVLYSFTDANNCIGVDSTSIKVVVCLGVTQTSVIENIQVYPNPASSTVVIEMDALEQVDLTLKIINAVGQTVKSIVIPANTQQVQIDITDLEEGLYFMDFSSKEKHSIYELIKN; from the coding sequence ATGAAACGATTAAAAATTACCCTAATTATTAGCAGTTTCCTAATGCTAATAACGTCTTACTCCTTTGCTCAAGAAAATGCAATACACTTAGATGGAGTAAATGATTATGTAGACTGTGGAACAGATCCATCTTTAGACATTACAGGTACAGCAATAACTTTAGAAGCATGGGTTTATCCAACGGCTTTTACAACCAATGTATGGGAGGGAAATGTCATCAACAAAAGCGGTGTTGGAGATAGAGGATACATGTTGAGAGTGGGGAACAACGGACAAGTTAATTTTAATATAGGGACTGGTTCTTGGAATGAAATTAATTCTCCTACAGGAACGGTGAGCCTAAATACATGGCATCACATTGCAGGAACCTATGATGGCACCAATATGCGTTTGTATGTAGATGGAGTACAGGTAGCAATTGGAGCACTTTCTCAAAATATAGGTCTGGCATCTTATGATTTATATTTGGGGCAAGATCCTCAATTTAGTGGGCGATTTTTTCCTGGTAAAATTGATGAGGTTAAAATATGGAATAGCACAAGGTCTGCTACTGAAATTGTAGAAGATATGAACAACAGTGTATGCGGTGTTCCATTTCCTAATTTGATTGCTTATTACAGATTTAATCAAGGTGTTGCCAATGGAAATAATGCAGGTCTGACCACTGTAATTGACGAAATAGGTACCGCTAATGGTGTTTTAATTAGCAGTGCGTTGAGTGGTACAACTTCCAACTGGGTGGATGGAAAAATACCCCCATCGATCACAAACACTGCCTTAAGTATTTGTCAAGGGGACAGTGTTATGTTGGGGGGAAGTTATCAGACAATGGCAGGGACGTATACCGATTCTTTGCAAACAACAACAGGTTGTGATAGTCTTGTTATAACTACCTTGACGATTGCCCCAGCTTACTTTAGTTCAAATACTTTAAGTATTTGTCAAGGGGATAGTGTTTTGTTAGCAGGAGCTTATCAAGATACAGCAGGGACGTATACAGACTCTTTGCAAACGATAGCAGGCTGTGATAGTGTTATAAGAACCGTATTGACGATATTGCCAACCTATTCTAGTTCAACGACCCTAACGATATGTCAAGGGGATAGTGTTTTGTTAGGAGGAGCCTATCAAACTACGGCAGGCACCTATACGGATCATTTACAGACAAATAGCGGTTGTGATAGTATTATATCAACGGTATTGACGGTATTACCAAGCTATTCCAGTACCACTAATATGGATATATGTCAAGGAGATAGCGTTTTATTATATGGGGTTTATCAAACTACCACAGGCACTTATTCCGATTCTTTACAAACAGTTAATGGTTGTGATAGCATTATATCAACAGTATTGACGGTAAACCCACTACCTAATGTTTCATTGGCTGGATTTACACCAGATACACTTTGCCATGATGAAGCTGCTATAGCTTTACCTGTTGGAACGCCTGTTGGTGGAACTTATTCGGGAACTGGAGTGAGTGGAACTACTTTTGATCCAGCTGTTAGTGGGATAGGAATGCATTATGTTTTGTATTCTTTTACGGATGCCAATAATTGTATAGGAGTGGATTCAACTTCAATCAAAGTTGTGGTATGCTTAGGGGTAACTCAAACTAGTGTTATAGAAAATATTCAAGTATATCCCAATCCTGCCAGCAGTACTGTTGTAATTGAAATGGATGCTTTGGAACAAGTAGACCTGACGCTAAAAATAATAAACGCAGTGGGACAAACAGTAAAGTCTATTGTTATACCTGCCAATACTCAACAAGTCCAAATTGATATTACAGATTTAGAAGAAGGGCTTTATTTTATGGATTTTTCAAGCAAAGAAAAGCATAGCATTTACGAATTGATCAAGAACTAG
- a CDS encoding endonuclease — protein sequence MRKKLLYLLIFIAPIVQAQYNQNQILIGQSGQNLIDSLVFSYKPDVILGYDEARDTLFSKVYTFQDSVRCVYTGHQLYLNPSVDPSTALYSGGIGNGINTEHTYPQSKGASIGNARSDMHHLFPVRAAANSARNNFPYGAIDDNDVTTWYYLTLSESNPTYDLENYSKLDLYEPAFEPRNTHKGNAARAMFYFYTMYKSEADAADPTFFAKQVATLCQWHLDDPVDSLEWERNLIIATYQENKVNPFILDCSLPYRTYCPHLPQNSCFTGNLTLADFGVELYQNYPNPANIETLIQYELARTTKVTLILYNTTGQVLHVVPKKEQTAGLYQENLQCSSLPNGIYMYRLVLEQGGKMLNVVKKITVLH from the coding sequence ATGCGAAAAAAATTACTGTATTTGCTGATTTTTATCGCTCCAATTGTACAAGCCCAATATAATCAAAATCAAATTTTAATTGGTCAAAGTGGTCAAAATTTAATAGATAGTTTGGTTTTTAGTTACAAGCCTGATGTTATATTAGGTTATGATGAAGCTAGAGATACATTATTTTCAAAAGTATATACATTTCAAGACAGTGTTCGCTGCGTTTATACTGGACATCAACTCTATTTAAATCCCTCTGTTGATCCATCTACAGCATTGTATAGCGGAGGCATTGGGAATGGGATTAATACCGAGCATACCTATCCTCAAAGTAAAGGAGCTAGCATAGGCAATGCTAGAAGCGACATGCATCACCTTTTTCCCGTTCGAGCAGCTGCCAATTCCGCACGTAATAATTTCCCCTATGGCGCAATTGATGATAATGATGTAACAACTTGGTATTATTTGACACTTTCCGAATCTAACCCGACTTATGATCTTGAAAATTATAGTAAGTTAGATTTGTATGAACCTGCCTTTGAGCCAAGAAATACACATAAAGGAAATGCTGCAAGGGCTATGTTTTATTTTTATACGATGTATAAGTCAGAAGCAGATGCTGCCGATCCAACTTTTTTTGCAAAACAGGTCGCTACACTTTGCCAATGGCATCTAGATGACCCTGTAGATAGTTTGGAGTGGGAGAGAAATCTGATTATTGCAACTTACCAAGAAAATAAAGTCAATCCTTTTATTTTAGATTGTAGTTTGCCTTATCGAACCTATTGTCCTCACTTACCCCAGAACAGTTGTTTTACAGGAAATTTAACTTTAGCAGATTTTGGAGTAGAATTATACCAAAATTACCCCAATCCTGCCAATATAGAGACCCTGATTCAGTATGAGTTAGCACGAACAACGAAGGTGACCTTGATTTTATATAATACAACTGGACAAGTTTTGCACGTTGTGCCAAAAAAAGAGCAAACGGCAGGATTATATCAGGAAAATCTTCAATGTTCTAGTTTACCTAACGGGATTTATATGTATAGGCTAGTTTTAGAACAAGGGGGGAAGATGCTTAACGTGGTTAAAAAAATTACGGTTTTGCATTAA
- a CDS encoding peroxiredoxin family protein, giving the protein MKYFNWLIFVFLGIIISSVNACQEHTTRKITFEDIKDSSNRAIPTKIEENIIFYNTENQVISTEKFNQLLAEGLYLSEQKLNVDGSEEVHLISIKEYAQKLERQSIPDFEIVDLMGNIYTKENLLGKITVLSFWFTSSHLCTKDIQDLSPIAQKYTNNKNFLWLAPALDKSADLSRFLRGKNWKFSFAANQEHLSSQLGILTFPTHLIINKKGKIHKAVTRHPNSHEIIDKAIQQLL; this is encoded by the coding sequence ATGAAATACTTCAACTGGCTTATCTTTGTTTTTTTGGGTATTATAATTAGCAGTGTCAATGCTTGTCAGGAGCATACCACTAGAAAAATTACATTTGAGGACATTAAAGATTCGAGCAATCGAGCAATACCTACCAAAATTGAAGAAAACATTATATTCTATAATACAGAAAATCAGGTCATTTCCACCGAAAAATTCAACCAACTATTAGCAGAGGGGCTTTATCTTTCTGAACAAAAGTTAAATGTAGATGGTAGCGAAGAGGTTCATTTGATTAGCATTAAAGAATATGCACAAAAATTAGAAAGGCAGTCAATTCCCGATTTTGAGATCGTTGATTTAATGGGAAATATTTATACCAAAGAAAATCTCTTAGGGAAAATTACTGTTCTGAGTTTTTGGTTTACAAGCTCCCATTTGTGCACCAAAGATATTCAAGACCTTAGCCCCATTGCTCAAAAATATACCAATAACAAAAATTTCTTGTGGTTAGCCCCTGCGCTAGATAAGTCTGCTGATTTATCTCGTTTTTTGCGTGGCAAGAATTGGAAGTTTTCCTTTGCAGCCAACCAAGAACACCTAAGCTCACAATTAGGAATCTTAACCTTCCCTACTCATTTAATCATCAACAAAAAAGGGAAAATACACAAAGCTGTTACTCGCCACCCTAACAGTCATGAAATTATTGACAAAGCCATTCAACAATTATTATAA
- a CDS encoding VIT and VWA domain-containing protein, whose protein sequence is MKSNIILVLLSALFLHTTAAYAGGFIIVMPDKHANPNSIVPGQPNPALFPLESRSTQVNTNITELTATTTIKQVFFNPTHRQLEGYFLFPVPKDVIISKFTMDINGVTHEAELLDATKARKIYEEIVRRSKDPALLEYYGKGMFRVRIFPILPQKEQKIELTYTETLAPNNGTIEYSFPMNTEKYSAKPIQQVSFKININEKEKIKTIYCPTHQVEIIRKNDQNAIVGFEASNVKSDRDFKLYFNLDKKKLGLSFLNYKAPKEDGYFFINLSPGLGTKQEVVAKDIVFVMDKSGSMAGEKLEQAKKALRFCVENLNPNDRFEIIPFSTEASALFGQVENFSAENKKKAIDFIEDINPIGGTNIEEALDLALSAQQSNSKRPFFVIFMTDGKPTIGETQEDPLLKKVMAMNKENVRIFTFGIGTNLNTHLLDKITASTNAYRTYVLPDEDIEIKVSDFYTKASSPVLTDIKVEFDKNVRISDVYDKKLPDLFKGGSISLMGRYKGTGKSTITVSGNINGERKSFKYEIQLSDNHTELEFIPNLWASRAVGYLLDQIRLHGENEELVKEVTRLAKKHGIITPYTSYLILEDEAVAARRNPSIQQNNQILRPRALNAPSIAEDIDFEEEVVTISGLKGKASERKKSGSSSVRASKESQAMNKASNVADVKQGIDRMTYKDQQGTTRNLTDGIVNIQGRAMYNNNNTWLDANLSLNQDKNIKTNRIQFNSKDYYKLMENKDAIAFLALGTNVRFILNNEIYEVYE, encoded by the coding sequence ATGAAATCTAATATCATTCTTGTCCTCTTGTCTGCCCTGTTTCTACATACAACCGCAGCTTACGCAGGAGGTTTTATAATTGTAATGCCAGACAAACATGCCAATCCTAATTCTATTGTTCCTGGACAACCTAACCCCGCACTTTTCCCTTTAGAATCTCGCTCCACTCAAGTTAATACCAATATAACTGAGTTGACAGCAACAACAACCATCAAGCAAGTTTTTTTTAATCCGACTCATCGCCAACTAGAAGGCTATTTTTTGTTTCCTGTTCCCAAAGATGTCATCATTTCTAAATTTACGATGGATATAAATGGGGTAACCCATGAGGCAGAATTGCTAGATGCAACTAAAGCTCGAAAAATTTATGAAGAAATTGTTCGCCGTTCTAAAGATCCTGCCTTGTTAGAATATTATGGGAAGGGGATGTTTAGAGTTCGAATTTTTCCCATTCTCCCCCAAAAGGAACAGAAGATTGAACTTACCTATACGGAAACCCTTGCCCCCAACAATGGCACCATAGAATACAGTTTCCCAATGAATACGGAAAAATATTCTGCCAAACCGATTCAACAGGTTAGTTTTAAAATTAACATCAATGAAAAAGAAAAAATTAAAACAATCTATTGCCCTACTCACCAAGTAGAAATTATCCGCAAAAATGATCAAAACGCAATCGTTGGTTTTGAGGCAAGCAATGTAAAATCTGATCGTGATTTTAAATTATATTTTAATCTTGATAAAAAGAAGTTAGGCTTGTCCTTTCTCAATTACAAAGCTCCAAAGGAAGATGGATATTTTTTTATTAATCTAAGTCCTGGTTTGGGAACAAAACAAGAGGTCGTTGCCAAAGATATTGTTTTTGTCATGGATAAATCGGGTTCTATGGCAGGCGAAAAATTGGAACAAGCCAAAAAGGCGCTTCGCTTTTGTGTAGAAAACCTAAACCCTAACGATCGTTTTGAAATTATTCCTTTTTCTACCGAAGCCAGCGCTCTTTTTGGACAAGTAGAAAATTTCTCAGCAGAAAATAAAAAGAAAGCAATTGACTTTATTGAAGATATTAACCCCATTGGAGGAACCAATATAGAGGAAGCGCTCGATTTGGCTCTTTCGGCACAACAAAGCAATAGTAAACGCCCTTTCTTTGTCATCTTCATGACCGATGGAAAACCTACTATTGGCGAAACTCAAGAAGATCCCTTGCTCAAAAAGGTAATGGCTATGAACAAAGAAAATGTGCGCATCTTTACCTTTGGCATTGGAACCAATCTCAATACGCATTTATTAGATAAAATCACAGCAAGTACAAACGCTTACCGAACCTATGTACTCCCAGATGAAGATATTGAAATCAAGGTGTCTGATTTTTACACCAAAGCCTCCTCTCCCGTTCTAACAGATATTAAGGTAGAATTCGACAAAAATGTACGCATCTCTGATGTTTACGACAAAAAATTGCCCGATTTATTCAAAGGAGGATCAATTAGTTTAATGGGACGTTACAAAGGCACTGGCAAATCTACCATTACGGTCAGTGGCAACATCAATGGGGAAAGAAAAAGCTTTAAGTATGAAATTCAACTCTCTGACAACCATACAGAATTAGAATTTATTCCCAATCTTTGGGCTTCTAGGGCTGTTGGATACTTATTGGATCAAATACGCCTACATGGTGAAAATGAAGAATTGGTAAAAGAAGTTACTCGTCTGGCAAAAAAACATGGCATCATTACTCCTTATACTTCTTATTTGATTCTTGAAGACGAGGCAGTAGCAGCAAGAAGAAATCCCTCGATACAACAAAATAATCAAATCCTTCGACCACGTGCTTTAAATGCTCCCTCTATTGCTGAAGATATTGACTTTGAAGAAGAGGTGGTTACTATTTCGGGACTCAAAGGAAAAGCTAGTGAGCGAAAAAAATCAGGCTCTTCTTCTGTCCGTGCTAGCAAAGAGAGCCAAGCCATGAACAAAGCCTCTAACGTAGCAGATGTCAAACAAGGCATTGATCGAATGACCTATAAAGATCAACAGGGAACTACTCGCAATCTAACAGATGGTATCGTCAATATTCAAGGACGTGCCATGTACAACAACAACAATACTTGGTTGGATGCAAACTTGTCTCTAAATCAAGATAAAAACATAAAAACCAATCGCATTCAGTTTAATTCTAAAGATTACTATAAACTAATGGAAAATAAGGATGCGATAGCCTTTTTGGCACTTGGCACAAATGTTCGTTTTATTCTAAATAATGAAATTTATGAAGTCTACGAATAA
- a CDS encoding leucine-rich repeat domain-containing protein, translated as MTSIENLDSNSVKALLRSPLEANQQIGLALIKSMEIIKDDELISLMADNSNKLIWCQEYGLTNAVSIIKLDRTFYGSGIDLSPFVNLEKLYFNQQLFQSNQILFKAFPKLKTLSFTGQRLRKFPKAIRRLQKLETLYLGNNRLTELPSELGQIKNLRVLILSKNKLQSLPAALLKLAHLKNLNLANNRFSKITPKLEQLQNLEVLNLSHNLLERIPSEMAALSNLRILNLTGNNISSLPITFWKLSQLERLHLTNNPIAKDNFLINRLKTMLPHTQIKH; from the coding sequence ATGACATCGATAGAAAATTTAGATTCTAATAGTGTAAAAGCACTATTAAGGAGCCCCCTTGAAGCCAATCAACAAATAGGCTTAGCATTAATCAAAAGCATGGAGATTATTAAAGACGACGAATTGATAAGCCTAATGGCTGACAATTCCAACAAATTAATTTGGTGCCAAGAATATGGCTTGACCAATGCCGTTTCTATCATCAAGCTAGATAGAACATTTTATGGTAGCGGAATAGACCTTAGCCCCTTTGTTAATTTGGAAAAACTATACTTCAATCAACAGCTTTTCCAATCGAACCAAATCTTATTTAAGGCATTCCCTAAGTTAAAAACACTTAGTTTTACAGGGCAACGATTGAGAAAATTCCCTAAAGCTATTCGGAGATTACAAAAATTAGAAACGCTTTACTTAGGAAATAACCGCCTAACAGAATTGCCTAGCGAACTTGGTCAAATAAAAAATTTACGGGTGCTTATTTTATCTAAAAACAAGTTGCAATCGCTGCCCGCAGCACTTCTAAAATTAGCGCACTTAAAGAATCTTAACCTAGCGAATAATCGCTTCAGTAAGATCACACCTAAGCTTGAACAGCTCCAAAATCTTGAAGTTTTAAATTTATCTCATAATCTGTTAGAAAGGATACCTTCTGAGATGGCAGCACTCAGCAACTTGCGTATTTTAAATTTGACGGGAAATAACATAAGTAGCTTGCCTATTACGTTTTGGAAGCTATCGCAATTAGAGCGTTTGCATTTGACCAACAATCCTATTGCCAAAGACAATTTTTTAATTAATCGTCTAAAAACAATGCTGCCACATACTCAAATCAAACATTAA
- a CDS encoding DUF4291 domain-containing protein, with protein sequence MMKLKTILYPHYENKLPQKGYHILAQTTADTIIVYQAFNPKIAAYAVEHQRFGGAHYRFTRMSWIKPNFLWMMYRCGWATKEAQKRVLAIEITKVNFEKILEAAVWSSYNAPLYQTKENWKTALATSSVRLQWDPDHNPYGDKLDRRAIQLGLRGAVLQEFATNWILSIQDITPFVLEQGKRVKAKQLDELLVLDEMVYQVESQLARKTIGLSIY encoded by the coding sequence ATGATGAAACTAAAAACAATCCTATACCCCCACTATGAAAATAAATTACCCCAAAAAGGCTACCATATTTTAGCGCAAACTACAGCTGATACGATTATTGTTTATCAGGCGTTTAATCCCAAAATAGCAGCTTACGCAGTAGAACATCAACGCTTTGGTGGGGCACATTATCGTTTTACCAGAATGAGTTGGATTAAGCCCAATTTCTTATGGATGATGTATCGTTGTGGTTGGGCAACCAAAGAAGCTCAAAAACGGGTGCTAGCCATTGAAATTACTAAAGTTAATTTTGAAAAAATCCTAGAAGCAGCTGTCTGGTCTTCTTACAATGCTCCCCTTTATCAGACAAAAGAAAATTGGAAAACAGCGTTGGCTACTTCTTCCGTTCGGTTACAGTGGGACCCTGATCATAATCCTTATGGCGATAAACTGGATCGGCGTGCCATTCAACTTGGACTTCGGGGAGCGGTTTTGCAGGAATTTGCAACCAATTGGATTCTATCTATTCAGGATATAACTCCTTTTGTCCTAGAACAAGGGAAACGGGTAAAAGCTAAACAACTAGATGAATTATTGGTCTTGGACGAAATGGTTTATCAAGTAGAGAGTCAACTCGCAAGGAAAACAATTGGTTTGAGTATTTATTAG